Proteins encoded by one window of Nitrospira sp.:
- the ccmE gene encoding cytochrome c maturation protein CcmE, producing the protein MTARQKRFSLIGLGLVALGIAAALVLNAFNSNLVFFFTPTQVANGEVPKGQSFRIGGMVEAGTLTRENDGLTVHFVMSDTVKRVPVTYKGILPDLFKEGKGAVAQGRLSSEGTFVASEVLAKHDENYMPPEAAEAMAKAKATGKQSSNTLVVTP; encoded by the coding sequence ATGACCGCGCGACAGAAACGGTTTAGCCTCATCGGTCTCGGACTCGTGGCGTTGGGGATCGCCGCAGCGTTGGTGCTGAATGCGTTCAATAGCAACCTCGTGTTCTTTTTTACGCCCACGCAGGTCGCCAATGGGGAAGTGCCGAAAGGGCAAAGCTTTCGCATCGGCGGAATGGTCGAGGCCGGGACGCTCACGCGTGAGAACGACGGTTTGACCGTCCATTTCGTCATGAGCGATACGGTGAAACGGGTCCCGGTCACCTATAAAGGCATCCTCCCGGATCTGTTTAAGGAGGGGAAGGGTGCGGTCGCGCAGGGGAGGCTCTCGTCGGAGGGAACCTTCGTGGCCAGTGAGGTGCTGGCGAAGCACGACGAGAACTATATGCCGCCGGAAGCCGCTGAAGCGATGGCCAAGGCCAAAGCGACGGGGAAGCAGAGCAGCAACACGCTCGTAGTCACTCCGTAA
- a CDS encoding heme lyase CcmF/NrfE family subunit yields MIPEIGHFALILALCVAAVQGTVPIFGAASGNSSFMAVAKPAARGQFLLVLIAFCCLGYAFADKDFSVLYVAANANSKLPLQYRLAAIWGAHEGSLLLWTFILTLWMMAVTLFSKHLPEAMRARILGVMGLVSLGFLLFMLTVSNPFERLIPVAPDGRDLNPLLQDPGMVMHPPMLYMGYVGFSVAFAFAIAALLGGNLDAAWARWSRPWTTVAWCFLTVGIALGSGWAYYELGWGGWWFWDPVENASFMPWLAGTALMHSLAVTDKRGGFKVWTVLLAILAFSLSLLGTFLVRSGVLTSVHAFATDPKRGLFILVFLAVVIGGSLLLYAWRAPRVGLGGGFDLVSREAMLLANNVLLVVAMGSVLLGTLYPLFLDALGLGKISVGPPYFDTVFVPLMTPAIFLMGVGPLAQWKKASLPALALRLRWAFGTSVVTALLLPFILGKWTPLLSLGLLLALWIVTTAVVNVRERLTHLEGASLTSRLASVPRSYWGMILAHCGIAVFIVGVTMVKGFEVEQDLRMNVGETATIGGYTFQFDGAKDHVGPNYIAARGTFRVTKDGREVTTMYPEKRRYIVQSQTMTEAAIDSGVFRDLYVSLGEPLEGGAWSVRLYHKPFIDWIWGGCLIMAFGGVLAITDRRYRLAWRREQEAAPAVSQPVGAPIV; encoded by the coding sequence ATGATCCCAGAAATCGGCCACTTTGCGTTGATCCTCGCCCTCTGTGTCGCGGCTGTGCAGGGCACCGTGCCGATTTTCGGCGCCGCATCCGGCAATTCTTCATTCATGGCGGTCGCGAAACCTGCGGCGCGTGGGCAGTTTCTGTTAGTGCTGATCGCCTTCTGTTGCCTGGGCTATGCATTCGCCGACAAAGATTTTTCGGTGCTCTACGTGGCGGCGAACGCGAATTCAAAGTTGCCGCTCCAATATCGTCTGGCCGCCATTTGGGGAGCCCATGAAGGCTCGCTCCTCTTGTGGACCTTCATCCTGACGCTCTGGATGATGGCGGTCACGCTCTTCTCAAAACATCTCCCGGAAGCGATGCGGGCGAGGATTCTCGGCGTGATGGGCTTGGTGAGCCTGGGGTTTCTCTTGTTCATGTTGACGGTCTCGAACCCCTTCGAGCGATTGATCCCGGTCGCGCCTGATGGCCGCGATCTGAATCCTTTGCTCCAGGATCCCGGTATGGTCATGCATCCGCCGATGCTCTATATGGGGTATGTGGGATTTTCGGTCGCGTTCGCTTTTGCCATCGCCGCGTTGCTAGGCGGCAATCTGGATGCAGCCTGGGCCCGGTGGTCTCGCCCCTGGACCACGGTTGCCTGGTGCTTTCTGACGGTCGGCATCGCGTTAGGCAGCGGATGGGCCTATTACGAGTTGGGTTGGGGCGGGTGGTGGTTCTGGGATCCGGTTGAAAATGCGTCCTTCATGCCCTGGCTGGCCGGAACCGCACTGATGCACTCGCTTGCCGTAACTGACAAGCGGGGTGGGTTCAAAGTCTGGACCGTACTACTCGCGATCCTGGCCTTCTCGCTCAGTTTGCTCGGTACATTCCTCGTACGTTCCGGGGTCTTGACCTCGGTTCATGCCTTCGCGACTGATCCGAAGCGCGGGCTGTTTATTCTTGTCTTTCTCGCGGTCGTCATCGGCGGATCGTTGTTGCTCTATGCGTGGCGTGCGCCGCGTGTGGGCCTGGGGGGCGGGTTCGATCTGGTCTCGCGCGAAGCGATGCTGCTGGCGAATAATGTTCTCTTGGTCGTCGCCATGGGCTCGGTGTTGCTGGGGACGTTGTATCCGTTGTTTCTGGACGCGTTGGGCCTCGGAAAAATTTCGGTGGGCCCTCCATATTTCGATACGGTCTTTGTTCCTCTCATGACCCCCGCCATTTTTCTGATGGGGGTCGGTCCACTGGCCCAATGGAAGAAAGCGAGTCTGCCGGCTCTGGCGCTGCGGCTGCGCTGGGCGTTCGGCACCAGCGTCGTTACCGCACTGCTGCTGCCGTTTATACTGGGGAAATGGACGCCACTGCTTAGCCTCGGTTTGTTGTTGGCGCTGTGGATTGTGACAACGGCCGTCGTGAATGTGCGTGAGAGACTGACCCATCTTGAGGGAGCCAGTCTTACGAGTCGTCTCGCGTCGGTTCCGCGTTCCTATTGGGGCATGATCCTGGCGCATTGCGGGATTGCCGTTTTCATCGTCGGGGTGACGATGGTGAAGGGGTTTGAGGTCGAGCAAGATCTGCGGATGAATGTGGGCGAGACTGCCACGATCGGCGGCTATACGTTTCAGTTCGACGGCGCGAAGGATCATGTGGGGCCGAACTATATTGCGGCACGCGGCACGTTTCGCGTGACAAAGGATGGCCGTGAAGTGACGACCATGTATCCGGAGAAACGCCGGTATATAGTGCAGAGCCAGACCATGACGGAGGCGGCGATCGACTCCGGGGTTTTTCGCGATCTCTACGTATCCTTGGGGGAGCCGCTGGAAGGCGGGGCCTGGAGCGTGCGGCTCTACCACAAACCGTTTATCGACTGGATCTGGGGCGGCTGCTTGATCATGGCGTTCGGCGGAGTCTTGGCGATCACTGATCGCCGCTATCGCCTTGCCTGGCGCCGTGAACAAGAGGCAGCGCCCGCTGTCTCTCAACCGGTCGGAGCGCCGATTGTATGA
- the ccmD gene encoding heme exporter protein CcmD has product MTWGSLSEFLAMGGYGFYVWMSFGTTALCMVWEVLMVRRRQARALPIESSEEGVTH; this is encoded by the coding sequence ATGACGTGGGGAAGTCTTTCAGAGTTCCTGGCCATGGGTGGCTATGGTTTCTATGTGTGGATGTCATTTGGCACGACCGCCTTGTGCATGGTCTGGGAAGTGTTGATGGTGCGTCGGCGTCAGGCGAGGGCCTTACCTATCGAGTCTTCTGAAGAAGGAGTGACCCACTGA